Proteins from a single region of Chryseobacterium sp. T16E-39:
- the recA gene encoding recombinase RecA has product MSNIDDKKKALALVLDKLDKTYGKGTVMTLGDNSVDNTIEVIPSGSLGLDIALGVGGYPRGRIIEIYGPESSGKTTLTLHAIAEAQKAGGIAAFIDAEHAFDRTYAAKLGIDLENLIISQPDNGEQALEIADNLIRSGAIDIVVIDSVAALTPKAEIEGEMGDSKMGLHARLMSQALRKLTATIAKTKCTVIFINQLREKIGVMFGNPETTTGGNALKFYASVRVDIRKASAPIKNGDEAVGSRVKVKIVKNKVAPPFKQAEFDIMYGEGVSKTGEILDQAVEQGIVKKSGSWFSYEETKLGQGRDAVKDVLKDNPELSEELENKIKAEIANKKQ; this is encoded by the coding sequence ATGAGTAACATTGACGATAAGAAAAAAGCACTGGCTTTAGTGCTTGACAAACTAGATAAAACATACGGAAAAGGAACTGTAATGACTTTGGGAGATAATTCTGTTGATAATACAATAGAGGTTATTCCTTCCGGATCTTTGGGACTAGATATTGCATTAGGCGTAGGCGGATACCCAAGAGGAAGAATCATTGAGATTTACGGACCTGAATCTTCTGGTAAAACCACTTTAACCCTTCACGCTATTGCTGAAGCTCAAAAAGCAGGTGGAATTGCAGCATTTATTGATGCTGAACATGCTTTTGACAGAACTTATGCAGCGAAATTAGGAATTGATTTAGAAAACCTTATTATATCTCAACCGGACAATGGTGAACAGGCTTTGGAAATCGCTGATAACCTTATCCGTTCAGGAGCTATTGATATTGTAGTCATTGACTCTGTAGCTGCTCTTACTCCTAAAGCAGAAATTGAAGGAGAAATGGGTGATTCAAAAATGGGTCTTCATGCGAGATTGATGTCTCAGGCATTAAGAAAGCTTACTGCTACTATTGCAAAAACAAAATGTACGGTAATTTTCATCAACCAGTTGAGAGAGAAAATTGGAGTAATGTTTGGAAATCCAGAAACAACAACAGGTGGTAATGCTTTGAAATTCTATGCTTCTGTAAGAGTAGATATCAGAAAAGCAAGTGCACCTATTAAAAATGGGGATGAAGCAGTTGGAAGCCGCGTGAAAGTGAAAATTGTTAAAAACAAAGTAGCTCCACCATTCAAACAAGCTGAATTTGACATCATGTATGGAGAAGGGGTTTCTAAAACAGGAGAAATTCTTGACCAGGCAGTAGAGCAAGGAATTGTAAAGAAAAGTGGTTCTTGGTTCAGCTACGAAGAAACAAAATTAGGACAAGGACGTGATGCGGTGAAAGATGTATTGAAAGACAACCCTGAACTTTCTGAAGAATTAGAAAATAAGATCAAAGCAGAAATTGCTAATAAAAAGCAATAG
- a CDS encoding alpha/beta hydrolase family protein, with protein sequence MKLKCTVFILLIMTCFIYGQKKPLNHSVYDSWQNIGARKISNDGKWITYSVDAQEGNPNLFLYSVKNKTSKQFARGTKADLTNDSRFAVFQIRPLYKDIKAVKDKKLKQNKLTKDTLAIVDLLSGKTEKIPNVKEFKIPEKGGSYIAYLLENIKDKSSDDSSDKEDGDEKKEEDKNTKPLQLVVRNLLDGKSTIYDNVFRYEFSKSGKQLAFVTKKPEEKKDKDKKGDKNSGDEKSVDKKDNDKSKPKKYALESVQIVDLQKGSADKISEMEGDFSQLAFDEEGNQLAFVGTSSAQNDLVKAYQLYYFNFKGNKKETLNNDNAQMKKNWVISENRLPIFSKNGKQLYFGVAPKPIAKDTAMIANDHAVVDIWNYKDDYLQTVQLKELKNDLKKSYAAVMQTDKPDFFRNIDNEDLDTLRLVNDGNAEFAMGITSMNNRISSQWEGSTKKTYFLIDNKTGERTEIIKDLDGSVSISPLGKFVVIFDREKGKWLSYNVKTKQILPLNNGLSVSFVDEEFDMPDFPNSYGIASWTDNDESVIIRDRFDLWEFFLKDSKKPRNITNGFGRKNKITFDTYNLDKDIKSLNRKSSIYLSAFDNTSKANGIFKISIQSNSDPVKVQMENAWGYRSVQKAKNAEEYILIKESYVDSPNIFATSDFSEQQKLSNTNPQQDLYNWGTSELVNWTTPKGNSSTGILYKPEDFDPKKKYPMIVYFYEKLSDNLNRYVAPAPTPSRLNISYFVSNGYLVFTPDISYTDGLPGESAMEYINSGVEKLKQNSWVDGSKVGIQGQSWGGYQVAYLVAHTDMYAAAWSGAPVVNMTSAYGGIRWTSGMNRQFQYEKSQSRLGKNLWEAPDLYIKNSPLFTIDKVKTPVVIMSNDKDGAVPWYQGIEMFTALRRLGKPVWLLNYNGDDHNLVKRQNRKDIQIREQQFFDYYLKGAKAPVWMTKGVSATQKGKDWGFELTEDKP encoded by the coding sequence ATGAAGTTGAAATGTACAGTTTTTATCCTGCTTATAATGACCTGTTTTATATATGGGCAGAAAAAACCTTTAAATCATTCCGTCTACGACAGCTGGCAAAATATCGGTGCAAGAAAAATCTCAAATGATGGAAAATGGATTACCTATTCTGTAGATGCTCAGGAAGGAAATCCTAACCTTTTTTTATATTCAGTTAAAAACAAAACGTCTAAACAGTTTGCAAGGGGAACAAAAGCAGATTTAACGAATGATTCCAGATTTGCCGTTTTCCAGATCCGTCCCTTATATAAAGATATAAAAGCGGTAAAAGATAAAAAGTTGAAACAAAATAAATTAACGAAAGATACTCTTGCAATTGTTGATTTATTGAGTGGTAAAACAGAGAAGATTCCTAATGTGAAAGAATTTAAAATTCCTGAGAAAGGAGGTTCTTATATCGCTTATCTTCTTGAAAATATAAAAGATAAATCTTCAGATGACTCTTCAGATAAAGAAGATGGAGATGAAAAGAAGGAAGAAGATAAAAATACAAAGCCCCTGCAGTTGGTGGTAAGAAATCTTTTGGATGGGAAAAGTACCATTTATGATAATGTATTCCGTTATGAATTCAGTAAAAGTGGAAAGCAACTGGCCTTTGTAACCAAAAAACCGGAAGAGAAAAAAGATAAGGATAAAAAAGGAGATAAGAATTCAGGTGATGAAAAGTCTGTTGATAAAAAGGATAATGACAAGTCAAAGCCTAAAAAATATGCATTAGAATCTGTACAAATAGTTGATCTGCAAAAAGGATCTGCAGATAAAATTTCAGAAATGGAAGGGGATTTTTCCCAATTGGCTTTTGATGAAGAAGGTAACCAACTGGCATTTGTAGGCACTTCTTCTGCTCAAAATGATTTAGTGAAAGCTTACCAGCTGTATTATTTTAATTTTAAAGGAAATAAAAAAGAAACACTAAACAATGATAATGCTCAAATGAAAAAAAATTGGGTGATTTCAGAAAACCGGCTACCTATATTCAGTAAAAATGGTAAACAGCTGTATTTTGGTGTTGCTCCAAAACCTATTGCAAAAGATACAGCCATGATTGCGAACGACCATGCTGTTGTGGATATCTGGAATTATAAAGATGATTATCTGCAAACGGTACAGTTAAAAGAATTGAAAAATGACTTAAAAAAATCTTATGCTGCAGTAATGCAAACGGATAAACCAGATTTTTTTAGAAATATAGACAATGAAGATTTGGACACTTTACGACTTGTAAATGATGGGAATGCTGAATTTGCAATGGGTATTACAAGTATGAACAACCGTATTTCTTCACAATGGGAAGGCTCCACGAAGAAAACATATTTTCTAATTGATAATAAAACAGGAGAAAGAACTGAAATTATTAAAGATCTGGACGGATCGGTTTCCATATCTCCGCTTGGGAAATTTGTTGTGATTTTTGACAGAGAGAAAGGGAAGTGGTTGAGCTATAATGTAAAAACAAAACAAATACTCCCACTCAATAATGGATTGTCGGTTTCTTTTGTTGATGAAGAATTTGATATGCCGGATTTTCCTAACTCTTATGGAATAGCATCCTGGACGGATAATGATGAGTCTGTTATTATCAGGGACCGTTTCGATCTTTGGGAGTTTTTCTTGAAAGATTCAAAAAAGCCTCGAAATATTACAAATGGGTTTGGACGTAAAAATAAAATAACATTTGATACTTATAATTTGGATAAGGATATCAAAAGTTTAAACCGAAAGTCTTCTATTTATTTATCAGCATTTGATAATACATCTAAGGCGAACGGAATCTTTAAGATATCTATTCAGTCAAATTCTGATCCTGTAAAAGTCCAGATGGAAAATGCCTGGGGATACCGAAGTGTTCAAAAAGCGAAGAATGCAGAAGAGTATATTTTAATAAAGGAATCCTATGTAGATTCTCCAAATATTTTTGCGACGTCAGATTTCTCAGAGCAGCAAAAATTGAGCAATACAAATCCACAACAAGATCTTTATAATTGGGGGACAAGCGAATTAGTAAACTGGACTACTCCAAAAGGAAATTCTTCTACAGGAATTTTGTACAAACCGGAAGATTTCGATCCGAAGAAAAAATATCCTATGATCGTTTATTTTTATGAAAAGCTTTCGGATAATCTGAACCGCTATGTAGCACCAGCGCCAACACCTTCACGATTAAATATCTCTTACTTTGTGAGCAACGGATATTTGGTCTTTACTCCTGATATTTCATATACCGACGGTCTTCCTGGTGAATCTGCGATGGAGTATATTAATTCTGGAGTTGAAAAACTAAAGCAGAATTCATGGGTAGATGGTTCTAAAGTTGGAATTCAGGGACAAAGCTGGGGCGGCTACCAGGTCGCTTATCTTGTAGCTCATACGGATATGTATGCGGCTGCATGGAGTGGCGCTCCTGTTGTAAACATGACTTCCGCATATGGGGGTATCCGATGGACTTCAGGAATGAACCGACAGTTTCAGTACGAAAAATCGCAGAGCAGATTGGGGAAAAATCTATGGGAAGCACCGGATCTTTATATTAAAAATTCGCCACTTTTTACAATTGATAAAGTGAAAACTCCGGTAGTAATTATGAGTAATGATAAAGATGGGGCAGTGCCCTGGTATCAGGGAATTGAAATGTTTACAGCATTACGCCGCCTCGGAAAACCAGTTTGGCTTCTGAATTATAATGGCGACGATCATAACCTTGTAAAACGCCAGAACAGAAAAGATATCCAAATCCGTGAACAACAGTTTTTTGATTATTATCTTAAAGGAGCCAAAGCGCCAGTCTGGATGACAAAAGGAGTCTCAGCAACTCAAAAAGGAAAAGATTGGGGATTTGAGTTAACGGAAGATAAGCCTTAA
- the htpG gene encoding molecular chaperone HtpG: MTKGNINVSVENIFPLIKKFLYSDHEIFLRELISNATDATLKLKHLTNIGEAKVEYGNPKLEVKINKEEKTLRIIDQGIGMTAEEVEKYINQVAFSGAEEFLEKYKDSAKDSGIIGHFGLGFYSAFMVAEKVEILTKSYRDEPAVRWICDGSPEFTLEETTDKTDRGTEIILHIAEDSLEFLEESKIRELLLKYNKFMPVPIKFGTKTHTLPLPEDAPEDAVAETEEVDNIINNPNPAWTIAPSDLTAQDYMSFYHELYPMQFEEPLFNIHLNVDYPFNLTGVLFFPKLSNNLNIDKDKIQLYQNQVYVTDEVKGIVPDFLMLLRGVIDSPDIPLNVSRSYLQADGAVKKISSYITKKVADKMSSLINENRADYEQKWNDIKIVIEYGIITEEKFAEKADKFTLYPTTDGKYFLWNELEEKIKPTQTDKDGNLIILYTSNSDEQHSYIQSAKDKGYEVLLLDSHIIPHVIQKLEGSKEKISFVRVDADHVNNLIKKDEPVISKLNDTEKESLKKNVEETISDKKFTVQLEDLDSTDAPFTITQPEFMRRMKDMQATGGGGMFGMGGFPEMYNLVVNSNSEFAGQILKTENTEEKESLIKHALDLAKLSQNLLKGKDLTDFIQRSYKQLEK, from the coding sequence ATGACAAAAGGAAATATTAATGTAAGCGTTGAAAATATTTTTCCACTTATCAAAAAGTTTCTTTACAGTGATCACGAAATATTTTTACGAGAATTAATTTCTAATGCCACTGATGCTACTTTAAAACTGAAACACTTAACAAATATCGGTGAAGCTAAAGTAGAATATGGAAATCCTAAACTGGAGGTAAAAATTAATAAAGAAGAAAAGACGCTTCGTATTATTGATCAGGGAATTGGGATGACTGCTGAAGAAGTTGAAAAATATATCAACCAAGTTGCATTCTCTGGTGCAGAAGAGTTCCTTGAAAAATATAAGGACAGTGCAAAGGATTCAGGAATTATCGGACATTTCGGTCTGGGATTTTACTCTGCATTTATGGTTGCTGAAAAAGTAGAAATCCTTACAAAATCTTATCGTGACGAGCCTGCTGTTCGTTGGATATGTGATGGAAGTCCTGAGTTTACCCTTGAAGAAACTACAGATAAAACTGATAGAGGAACAGAAATCATCCTTCATATTGCTGAAGATTCACTAGAATTTCTTGAAGAATCAAAAATTCGCGAATTACTATTAAAGTATAATAAATTCATGCCTGTTCCAATTAAATTCGGAACTAAAACGCACACACTTCCATTACCTGAAGATGCACCAGAAGATGCAGTTGCAGAAACGGAAGAGGTGGATAATATCATCAATAATCCAAATCCGGCGTGGACGATTGCTCCAAGTGATTTAACGGCTCAGGATTATATGTCTTTTTATCATGAATTGTATCCAATGCAATTCGAAGAACCGTTATTTAATATTCATTTGAATGTTGATTATCCGTTCAATCTTACAGGAGTTTTATTCTTTCCTAAATTGAGCAATAATTTAAATATTGACAAAGATAAGATTCAACTCTATCAAAATCAGGTATACGTAACCGATGAAGTAAAAGGCATCGTCCCAGATTTCTTAATGCTTCTTCGTGGTGTGATTGATTCACCAGATATTCCGTTGAATGTTTCACGTTCTTACCTTCAGGCAGACGGTGCTGTAAAGAAAATTTCTTCTTATATCACCAAAAAAGTTGCTGATAAAATGTCTTCTCTGATCAATGAAAATCGTGCAGATTACGAACAAAAATGGAACGACATTAAGATTGTTATCGAATACGGAATTATTACTGAAGAAAAATTTGCTGAAAAAGCAGACAAGTTTACTTTATATCCTACAACTGATGGAAAATACTTCTTATGGAATGAATTAGAAGAAAAAATCAAGCCTACACAAACTGATAAAGATGGTAATTTAATCATTCTTTATACTTCTAATAGTGATGAACAACACAGCTATATTCAATCCGCAAAAGATAAAGGGTATGAAGTTCTTCTTTTAGACTCTCACATCATTCCTCATGTTATTCAAAAGCTTGAAGGTTCAAAAGAGAAAATCTCATTTGTAAGAGTAGACGCAGATCACGTTAACAATCTCATCAAAAAAGATGAACCCGTTATTTCTAAATTAAATGATACTGAGAAAGAATCATTGAAAAAGAATGTAGAGGAAACAATAAGTGACAAAAAATTCACTGTTCAATTAGAAGATCTGGACAGTACTGATGCTCCGTTTACAATCACACAACCTGAATTTATGAGAAGAATGAAGGATATGCAGGCAACAGGCGGAGGCGGAATGTTTGGAATGGGAGGTTTCCCTGAAATGTATAATCTGGTAGTGAATTCGAACAGCGAATTTGCTGGTCAGATTCTGAAAACAGAGAATACAGAAGAGAAGGAAAGCCTGATTAAACATGCTTTAGATTTAGCGAAGCTTTCGCAGAACTTACTGAAAGGAAAAGACCTTACAGATTTTATTCAAAGAAGTTATAAACAACTTGAAAAATAA
- a CDS encoding GLPGLI family protein — protein sequence MKKICSGVLFFSIIMLFSQKMTFKSDIQIIYNLEFKSDSTRNIKNNEILGLYIGDKQSIFQAEKKYKLDSIIENQKVLILPNRPMFRVNSVIFKDLKKSEVIFTEEVDKIVFGYEEPIQMKWELLNDKKTILTYNCHNARTSFRGRNYTVWYTKDIAIPDGPYKFAGLPGLILEVYDDQENFHYKLLQIIRRPQEILYNKAIHFTDRKKIIESKINYAQKNSKEVVHFNPIEKN from the coding sequence ATGAAAAAGATATGTTCAGGAGTACTATTTTTTAGTATTATAATGCTTTTTTCCCAGAAAATGACTTTTAAATCGGATATTCAGATTATTTATAATTTGGAATTTAAATCAGATTCTACACGGAATATAAAAAACAATGAGATACTTGGTTTATATATTGGTGATAAGCAGTCTATATTTCAAGCTGAAAAAAAATATAAACTGGATTCTATTATAGAAAATCAGAAAGTTCTTATATTGCCGAATAGACCCATGTTCAGGGTTAATAGCGTTATATTTAAGGATTTGAAAAAATCCGAAGTCATATTTACTGAGGAGGTAGACAAAATTGTTTTTGGATATGAAGAGCCGATCCAGATGAAATGGGAATTACTTAATGATAAAAAGACCATTTTAACCTACAATTGTCATAATGCAAGGACCTCTTTTCGGGGCAGGAACTATACAGTCTGGTACACAAAAGATATTGCGATCCCCGATGGCCCCTACAAATTTGCTGGTTTACCAGGACTAATACTTGAAGTGTATGATGATCAGGAAAATTTTCATTATAAATTATTACAAATCATCAGACGTCCTCAGGAGATTCTTTATAATAAAGCGATTCATTTTACCGATCGGAAAAAGATAATTGAATCCAAAATCAACTATGCTCAGAAAAATTCTAAGGAGGTAGTTCATTTCAATCCAATCGAAAAAAATTAG
- a CDS encoding helix-turn-helix domain-containing protein, with protein MQKERLRSLRKKKGYTQQQIADIIATDVSNYSRKESGDVKIVRAEWEKIANFLDVTMEDIYEDDDTSIVVNNDHPVFNDSSASGIYQYNNSTIPLSIVENLQEYISLLKVENQRLNEEVKSLKGKK; from the coding sequence ATGCAAAAAGAAAGACTACGCTCACTTAGAAAGAAAAAGGGATATACTCAGCAACAGATTGCTGATATCATTGCCACAGACGTTTCCAACTATAGCAGAAAGGAAAGCGGAGATGTAAAAATCGTAAGAGCTGAATGGGAGAAAATAGCTAATTTCTTAGATGTTACGATGGAAGATATTTATGAAGACGACGACACATCCATTGTTGTCAATAATGATCACCCCGTATTTAATGACAGTTCAGCTTCTGGTATTTATCAGTATAACAACAGCACAATCCCTCTTTCGATTGTTGAAAATTTACAAGAATATATTTCTCTGTTAAAAGTGGAAAATCAAAGATTAAATGAGGAAGTAAAGAGCCTGAAAGGGAAAAAATAA
- a CDS encoding MGMT family protein has product MDEVFKQQIYEITKLIPKGRVSSYGAIAKAVGYPNHSRHVGKAMGGCPKNVPAHRVISSSGTLSVKEFQPKLEAEGIVVENFRIKNFKKLFWDPLTEL; this is encoded by the coding sequence ATGGACGAGGTTTTTAAACAACAGATTTATGAAATCACGAAACTTATTCCAAAAGGACGTGTTTCTTCTTATGGAGCTATCGCAAAGGCTGTCGGGTATCCAAATCACTCCCGGCATGTGGGTAAAGCGATGGGAGGATGTCCTAAAAATGTTCCGGCACATCGGGTGATTTCAAGCTCTGGCACTTTATCTGTAAAAGAATTTCAGCCTAAGCTTGAAGCAGAAGGTATAGTAGTCGAAAATTTTAGAATTAAAAATTTTAAAAAACTCTTTTGGGATCCTTTGACTGAATTGTAA
- a CDS encoding deoxyhypusine synthase family protein, whose protein sequence is MNKPISEFIEKYYLHFNAAALVDASKGYVAHLKDGGKMMITLAGAMSTAELGKILAEMIRQDKVDFISCTGANLEEDLMNLVAHSHYERVPHYRDLTPQEEWDLLERGLNRVTDTCIPEEEAFRRLQKHIVEIWKDAEAKGERYFPHEYMYKMILSGVLEQYYEIPRENSWMIAAAEKNLPIVVPGWEDSTMGNIFASYCIKGELTATTMKSGIEYMMYLADWYTKNSAGKGVGFFQIGGGIAGDFPICVVPMLYQDMEMHDVPFWSYFCQISDSTTSYGSYSGAVPNEKITWGKLDITTPKFIVESDATICAPLMFSYILENS, encoded by the coding sequence ATGAACAAGCCAATTTCTGAGTTTATAGAGAAATATTATCTGCACTTCAATGCAGCTGCATTGGTGGATGCATCAAAAGGTTATGTTGCACATCTTAAGGATGGTGGAAAAATGATGATAACTTTAGCAGGAGCAATGTCTACTGCTGAGTTAGGGAAAATTCTTGCTGAAATGATCCGTCAGGATAAAGTAGACTTTATTTCATGTACAGGAGCCAACCTTGAAGAAGACTTAATGAACCTGGTTGCGCACTCTCACTATGAAAGAGTTCCGCATTACAGAGATCTTACACCACAGGAAGAGTGGGACTTGTTAGAAAGAGGTTTAAACAGAGTTACCGACACTTGTATTCCTGAAGAAGAGGCTTTCAGAAGATTGCAGAAGCATATTGTTGAGATCTGGAAAGACGCTGAAGCAAAAGGAGAAAGATATTTCCCGCACGAATATATGTATAAAATGATCCTTTCAGGAGTTTTAGAGCAATATTATGAGATTCCAAGAGAAAATTCATGGATGATCGCTGCAGCTGAAAAAAATCTTCCGATTGTTGTTCCGGGATGGGAAGATTCAACAATGGGAAACATTTTTGCTTCGTATTGTATCAAAGGAGAGCTTACGGCTACTACAATGAAATCCGGAATTGAATACATGATGTATTTGGCAGATTGGTATACTAAAAACTCTGCAGGAAAAGGAGTAGGGTTCTTCCAGATTGGAGGAGGAATTGCTGGAGACTTTCCTATCTGTGTTGTACCAATGTTGTATCAGGATATGGAAATGCATGATGTACCTTTCTGGTCTTATTTCTGTCAGATTTCTGACTCTACGACATCTTATGGCTCATATTCAGGAGCTGTTCCAAATGAGAAGATCACTTGGGGGAAACTGGATATTACAACACCTAAATTTATCGTTGAAAGTGATGCGACAATCTGTGCACCATTAATGTTCTCTTATATTTTAGAGAATTCTTAA
- the arfB gene encoding alternative ribosome rescue aminoacyl-tRNA hydrolase ArfB, with translation MKDFSRELSFKTSRSSGAGGQNVNKVETAVTVLWNVNESGFFNEDEKVLIQNKLKNRINIDGLLFLTVSESRTQLMNKNKAIEKIIEIVNKALIIPKKRVATKPSKGQKQKRLDTKKKISDKKENRRFKF, from the coding sequence ATGAAAGATTTTTCAAGAGAGCTGAGCTTTAAAACTTCCAGGAGCAGTGGGGCAGGCGGACAAAATGTAAATAAAGTGGAGACTGCAGTTACCGTTCTTTGGAATGTCAATGAGTCTGGATTTTTCAATGAGGATGAAAAAGTTTTAATTCAAAATAAATTAAAGAACAGAATTAATATAGACGGTCTTTTATTTTTAACGGTTTCAGAAAGCAGAACTCAGTTAATGAATAAAAACAAGGCGATTGAAAAAATTATAGAAATTGTAAATAAAGCTTTAATTATTCCTAAAAAAAGAGTGGCTACGAAACCTTCAAAAGGACAAAAACAAAAAAGACTTGATACCAAAAAAAAGATTTCAGATAAAAAGGAAAACAGACGTTTTAAATTCTAA
- a CDS encoding AMP-binding protein has protein sequence MVIDFNNLKINNLHSHTEFEKKVTFFLESWLSDSKTVEVQTSGSTGIPKIFEIEKRKMKNSAVMTCDFLGMKEGDTALLCLPVEYIAGKMMIVRSFERKMRLVVAEPSLEPLKNLETEVDFCAMTPLQVEHSIDKLHLVRNLIIGGAAVSEILKKRISHITTRIFETYGMSETLSHIALKQLVPIAEEYFTAFENVKISTDERGCLKIFAPNVNDEVLQTNDLVDIRNGNQFKFLGRVDNVINSGGVKIFPEELEALVKKEIPNEVVFLGVADESLGQKLILVVEGKESEEIIEMLAKIKFEKKFHKPKRVIFIDQIPRTPNGKVHRIDLGKKIEYNL, from the coding sequence ATGGTCATAGACTTCAATAATCTCAAAATTAATAATTTACATTCTCATACTGAATTTGAAAAAAAAGTAACTTTTTTTTTAGAAAGTTGGCTTTCGGATTCGAAGACCGTTGAAGTTCAGACTTCAGGTTCTACTGGTATACCCAAGATCTTTGAGATCGAAAAAAGGAAAATGAAAAATTCTGCGGTGATGACCTGTGACTTTTTAGGAATGAAAGAAGGAGATACTGCATTATTATGTTTACCTGTAGAATATATTGCAGGTAAGATGATGATTGTACGTTCTTTTGAAAGAAAGATGAGGTTGGTGGTCGCAGAACCGTCTTTAGAACCTCTAAAAAATCTCGAAACTGAAGTAGATTTTTGTGCGATGACACCATTACAGGTTGAACACTCAATTGATAAATTACATTTAGTAAGAAATCTGATTATTGGTGGTGCAGCGGTTTCAGAGATTTTAAAAAAGAGAATTTCACATATAACGACCCGTATATTTGAAACCTATGGGATGTCTGAAACACTTTCTCATATTGCTTTAAAACAATTGGTGCCCATCGCCGAAGAGTATTTTACCGCTTTTGAAAATGTGAAAATTTCTACAGATGAGCGAGGATGTTTGAAAATTTTTGCTCCTAACGTCAATGATGAGGTTTTGCAAACGAATGATTTAGTTGATATTAGAAATGGGAATCAGTTTAAATTTTTGGGTAGGGTGGACAACGTTATCAACTCAGGAGGAGTTAAGATATTTCCGGAAGAGCTGGAGGCATTGGTGAAAAAAGAAATTCCAAATGAGGTAGTATTTCTGGGGGTTGCTGATGAAAGTTTAGGACAGAAACTCATATTGGTAGTTGAAGGAAAAGAGTCTGAAGAGATAATAGAAATGTTAGCAAAAATAAAATTCGAAAAAAAATTTCACAAACCTAAAAGGGTTATTTTTATCGATCAGATACCAAGAACTCCGAATGGAAAGGTTCATCGAATCGACTTGGGAAAAAAGATTGAATATAATCTGTAA
- a CDS encoding agmatine/peptidylarginine deiminase, which produces MSQTYHFPEESSPHEGTWLQWPHHYQHGNTYRERVEPTWIDMTKALQGNEKVHIIAYDEVEKKRILNILEKNAVPLKNIDFKIYPTDDVWIRDNGPIFVKDEKGNLLIEDWGFNGWGNKFDSENCDEIPQKIGQDLRVKVINLNEEMVNEGGAVETDGNGVLMACKSSVISQKNGSVRTKGITQQEAEEMFRTYYGVSKVIWLDGATGLDVTDMHIDGFMKFINHNTMITMDEEGLVEMGLSDKDINTLYAATNVKGKEYKKIYVPATKNKVKTAYGKQLDEKGSYVNFYVANKVVLVPNYGDPNDQVANKIIQDQYPDRKVVGIDVRNLYENGGMVHCVTQQQPAGILMQ; this is translated from the coding sequence ATGTCACAGACTTATCATTTCCCCGAAGAATCATCTCCTCACGAAGGAACATGGCTGCAATGGCCGCATCATTATCAGCATGGAAATACATATAGGGAAAGAGTTGAACCGACCTGGATAGATATGACTAAAGCATTACAGGGAAATGAGAAAGTTCACATTATTGCATATGATGAAGTGGAAAAGAAAAGGATTCTAAACATTTTGGAGAAGAATGCTGTCCCACTCAAAAATATTGATTTTAAAATCTATCCGACAGATGATGTTTGGATAAGAGATAATGGGCCTATTTTCGTAAAGGATGAAAAAGGAAATCTGTTGATTGAAGATTGGGGATTTAATGGCTGGGGAAATAAGTTTGACTCTGAAAACTGCGATGAAATTCCACAAAAAATAGGACAAGATCTGAGGGTTAAAGTAATTAATTTAAATGAAGAAATGGTCAATGAGGGCGGAGCTGTCGAAACTGATGGAAATGGCGTTTTAATGGCCTGTAAAAGTTCAGTGATCAGTCAAAAAAATGGTTCTGTAAGAACCAAAGGAATAACGCAGCAGGAGGCAGAAGAAATGTTCAGGACCTATTACGGAGTATCAAAGGTAATATGGTTGGACGGTGCAACAGGTTTAGACGTTACCGATATGCATATAGATGGATTTATGAAATTTATTAATCATAATACTATGATTACAATGGATGAGGAAGGTTTGGTTGAAATGGGACTTTCTGATAAGGATATCAATACACTTTATGCTGCAACCAATGTAAAAGGGAAAGAATATAAAAAGATCTACGTGCCTGCTACAAAGAATAAGGTAAAAACGGCTTACGGAAAACAATTAGATGAAAAAGGTTCTTATGTAAATTTTTATGTAGCTAATAAAGTTGTTCTTGTTCCCAATTATGGTGATCCAAATGATCAAGTTGCAAATAAGATTATCCAGGATCAGTATCCTGATAGAAAAGTAGTCGGAATAGACGTAAGAAATTTATATGAAAATGGAGGAATGGTACACTGTGTTACCCAACAGCAGCCAGCAGGAATTTTAATGCAATAA